One Bacteroidota bacterium DNA window includes the following coding sequences:
- a CDS encoding AAA family ATPase produces the protein MANIMGIRHIAFDLQKQLFPVSATAIRSDLLANWEYLPDSVKPYFCIKVAILGTESTGKTTLATALAKHYGCGLVLEAARGIVENSNAFSLSDLQSVVTAHTSNIHAASCGISPLIVIDTNLYTTLSYSLFSLEQELQVSASDVATNRADLCLYLCKDAPYFQDGTRLSEQSRDRLDDSHRKVLREKGIEFVEIDGNWNQRFHRSTQWIDQLLKEAHHRF, from the coding sequence GTGGCTAACATCATGGGCATCCGGCATATCGCCTTTGATCTGCAGAAGCAGCTGTTTCCCGTCTCCGCGACGGCCATTCGCAGCGACCTTCTGGCCAACTGGGAATATTTGCCCGACAGCGTCAAGCCCTATTTTTGCATCAAAGTGGCGATTCTCGGAACGGAATCCACCGGGAAGACGACTTTGGCGACCGCTTTGGCCAAGCATTATGGTTGTGGATTGGTGTTGGAAGCCGCAAGAGGGATCGTTGAAAATTCGAATGCGTTTTCACTTTCAGACTTGCAATCGGTGGTGACGGCACATACGAGCAATATTCATGCAGCAAGCTGCGGCATCAGCCCTTTGATCGTCATCGACACCAATCTCTACACGACCCTGTCGTATTCCCTGTTTTCGCTGGAGCAGGAATTGCAGGTAAGTGCTTCGGATGTTGCCACGAATAGGGCTGACCTTTGCCTCTATCTCTGCAAGGACGCCCCCTATTTTCAGGATGGAACGAGACTTTCGGAACAAAGTCGAGATCGACTCGATGATTCGCACCGGAAAGTTCTGCGGGAGAAGGGTATTGAATTTGTTGAAATTGATGGCAATTGGAACCAACGTTTTCACCGGTCGACGCAATGGATCGATCAGTTGCTGAAGGAGGCACACCATAGATTTTGA
- a CDS encoding T9SS type A sorting domain-containing protein, with translation MNTFTRTFFGAFAIFFCWQISLQAQAVRHDVILEVATGTWCQYCPGAAMGADELAAAGAAVGIVEHHNGDAYTIPASDGRNNYYAVSGFPTAWFDGANALVGGSHTVSLFPSYQQRYNAAKIVATPFELSGSWVQNGANIDITVNVDQLGAYSGSNLRLQAALTESNIMVNWQGLSKCDFVNRAMYPDHNGTAITTTQGGPTVTQTFSMAIDPSWVQQEMQLVIWIENSVTKEIFNGRMITLSTAAHAVDVSAVEIGNTVASQSCITSIAPEVVIRNMGANDLTAATITYDMNGGTPMVFNWTGTVPYFAYANVTLPAISFAPQATNTLTVTISVPSDSSIGNDVVTKTWAEASLNNAGTYMVRIKPDNYGSEITWDIKNSLGAVIGSGGPYTDGNRIQINVPVAIGTNDCFTFSMYDSFGDGIGVNPGAGWFRLEGPLGDTIYAGADYGSIDFVDFRTDSTTIIIANAPRIEEEVSVYPNPSNGLFEVKLGNAHPNGALLTVWNANGQKVWESNIGSQMASVDLTKMASGMYLLRVLTEAGSTTKRLQKN, from the coding sequence ATGAATACTTTTACACGTACATTTTTTGGCGCTTTTGCCATTTTCTTTTGCTGGCAAATCAGCCTTCAAGCGCAGGCGGTCCGTCACGATGTGATTCTTGAAGTCGCGACCGGTACTTGGTGCCAATATTGTCCAGGAGCTGCGATGGGCGCTGACGAATTGGCCGCTGCGGGCGCAGCCGTCGGAATTGTCGAGCATCACAACGGCGATGCGTATACGATCCCTGCTTCCGATGGCAGGAACAACTACTATGCTGTGTCGGGCTTCCCTACTGCTTGGTTTGACGGCGCAAACGCTTTGGTAGGTGGCAGCCATACGGTTTCGCTATTCCCATCTTACCAGCAACGCTACAATGCTGCAAAAATCGTCGCCACACCCTTTGAGCTCAGCGGAAGTTGGGTACAAAATGGTGCAAACATCGACATCACGGTCAATGTCGATCAACTGGGAGCTTATTCTGGCTCCAATTTGAGGCTCCAAGCAGCATTGACAGAGTCCAACATCATGGTAAACTGGCAAGGTTTGTCCAAATGCGATTTTGTGAACCGGGCGATGTATCCTGATCACAATGGCACGGCCATCACGACCACCCAAGGTGGACCAACAGTGACACAGACATTCAGCATGGCGATTGACCCGTCTTGGGTGCAGCAGGAAATGCAATTGGTGATTTGGATCGAGAATAGCGTCACCAAGGAAATTTTCAACGGACGGATGATTACCCTTTCGACCGCGGCGCATGCCGTGGATGTCTCCGCCGTGGAAATTGGCAACACCGTTGCCTCACAATCTTGCATCACAAGCATTGCCCCCGAAGTCGTGATCCGCAACATGGGCGCCAATGACCTCACCGCCGCCACGATCACCTATGACATGAACGGTGGCACACCGATGGTCTTCAATTGGACCGGCACGGTACCCTACTTTGCGTATGCCAACGTTACACTTCCTGCGATCTCCTTCGCGCCACAGGCAACCAACACACTGACGGTCACCATTTCTGTTCCTTCCGATTCCAGCATTGGGAATGACGTCGTCACTAAAACCTGGGCCGAGGCAAGCCTCAACAACGCAGGAACCTACATGGTGCGGATCAAACCCGACAATTACGGCTCGGAAATCACTTGGGACATCAAGAACAGTCTCGGTGCAGTCATCGGATCAGGCGGACCCTATACGGATGGAAACCGGATACAAATCAACGTTCCCGTTGCAATTGGAACGAACGATTGCTTCACCTTTTCGATGTATGATTCCTTTGGTGATGGGATCGGGGTGAATCCTGGGGCTGGATGGTTCCGCCTCGAAGGTCCACTTGGCGACACGATTTATGCGGGTGCAGATTACGGGTCGATCGACTTTGTTGATTTCAGAACGGACAGCACCACGATCATTATCGCCAATGCGCCTCGTATCGAAGAGGAAGTCAGCGTTTACCCGAATCCAAGCAACGGCTTGTTTGAAGTAAAGCTGGGAAATGCGCATCCCAACGGGGCCCTTCTCACGGTTTGGAATGCGAATGGCCAGAAAGTTTGGGAATCCAACATCGGCTCCCAAATGGCATCTGTCGATTTGACCAAAATGGCATCCGGGATGTATTTGCTGCGGGTCCTCACCGAAGCGGGATCGACCACCAAAAGACTTCAGAAAAACTGA
- a CDS encoding SprB repeat-containing protein → MDQLGHICGSCSELTLDHVRLYPVSQLNPQVSPCGLAPYTVTATGTSPLCNNQCTGTATATPNGGIPPYTYAWSGGQLTQVVTGLCPGAYAVTVTDSTGAAASDSVFITNPPALTLTTTATATSCSTNSGTATATAGGGTGLLTYLWSPGGQTTATATGLASGTYNVTVTDDNGCTITGSAVVGTPPAVQVTATSTPASCTLNNGTATATPSGGTGP, encoded by the coding sequence ATGGACCAACTGGGGCATATTTGTGGTTCTTGCTCCGAATTGACCCTCGACCATGTGCGTCTCTATCCCGTTTCGCAACTGAATCCGCAAGTCAGTCCATGCGGATTGGCTCCGTATACGGTGACTGCAACAGGAACATCACCCCTCTGCAACAATCAATGTACGGGTACGGCAACTGCCACCCCCAACGGCGGCATTCCACCTTATACTTATGCATGGTCTGGCGGGCAATTGACGCAAGTAGTCACAGGACTTTGCCCTGGCGCCTATGCTGTCACAGTGACCGACAGCACAGGCGCAGCAGCGTCTGATTCGGTTTTTATTACCAATCCGCCAGCATTGACGCTCACGACCACCGCAACTGCAACAAGCTGCAGCACCAACAGTGGCACCGCAACCGCGACAGCGGGCGGCGGAACAGGACTGCTCACTTACCTTTGGAGCCCTGGCGGACAAACCACCGCTACGGCAACCGGGCTTGCAAGCGGCACCTACAACGTCACCGTCACCGATGACAATGGTTGCACCATTACGGGTTCCGCCGTGGTCGGGACACCTCCGGCGGTGCAAGTCACGGCGACCTCCACTCCTGCAAGTTGCACGCTCAACAACGGAACTGCCACCGCCACGCCATCGGGCGGAACCGGACCTTAG
- a CDS encoding PKD domain-containing protein, with translation MPGGQTTATAIGLAAGSYSVTVTDANGCTATASTVVTSPAAIQLAMSAMATTCNLDNGSATVNPSGGTGAYTYGWSPGGQTTQTATNLAAGGYYVTVTDAQGCTGTGSITVNGSNGVQAATVGTPSFCEGEGGDTLLVVGSGGALPYYYTWWCQATMGPCGLDSTFDDDPLANPAVSGWYYVQITDGNGCLSNIDSVYLTILPKPIVDAGADLILCGDSAPCQVLTPTVTGAPGPFAYQWIPSTGLNDAFIANPCARPDTTTIYALVVEAGNGCSSTFTTTDTLSTVVVNVNPVPIADAGPDQHICFGDSATLEGIGTNAGPLYTYEWSPFNGLSDPTDRITMASPALTTTYTLVATSNGCPSYGDQMTLFVHTIPTVDAGPDREMCLGDSILIDASAGGDSTASYSFLWTPNASITNANLEDPSVWPVSTTMYYVEAISNYGCGSSRDSVLVTLLPSPIANAGPNATVCAGSDFEFQGSYSYTTTNPANPSNVWQYWTPAAGMSDSTSLTPVISPTASGLYTLTVYTGLCQTQDSMILTVIPGIGLNVEADTNVICEGDVVWIRATSSVSSVNFLWSPTTGVEHPDSGVTYFAPTDTTTYTVVAEGAGCLDSASVTINVIPRPDVAFLNSQPSGCAPLSVNFLQDVADAIFLTWNFGDGTPVSNEDNPLHVYAQPGTYTVTLTGVNIGGCSASTSGQAVVVSDTSRVDFTSDPSFPVELSLPNTIVKFFHDSPNAVTFDWDFGDGTHSDEANPIHTYLQPGNYNVTLRVTNRDGCVSTVVASVCDFGSRLVHPRTSSAPMMTVPTTNSSYSTRVRSLSICRSSTVGA, from the coding sequence ATGCCTGGTGGACAGACCACTGCGACCGCCATTGGGCTTGCAGCCGGTAGCTATTCAGTGACCGTCACCGATGCCAATGGCTGCACAGCAACGGCTTCGACGGTCGTGACTTCGCCCGCTGCGATTCAATTGGCAATGAGCGCAATGGCGACAACTTGTAACCTCGACAATGGTTCGGCTACCGTGAATCCCTCTGGCGGCACGGGTGCGTACACCTATGGGTGGAGCCCTGGGGGTCAAACAACGCAAACAGCAACAAATTTGGCAGCTGGCGGCTATTATGTCACCGTGACAGATGCGCAAGGTTGTACAGGTACCGGGTCCATTACTGTGAATGGAAGCAACGGAGTACAAGCTGCCACGGTTGGCACGCCTTCCTTCTGCGAAGGTGAAGGCGGTGACACGCTCCTCGTCGTAGGCAGCGGTGGCGCTCTACCTTATTATTACACCTGGTGGTGTCAAGCCACCATGGGACCATGCGGATTGGATTCGACCTTTGACGACGACCCCTTGGCCAATCCCGCCGTCAGCGGATGGTATTATGTACAAATCACGGATGGCAACGGTTGCTTGAGCAACATCGATTCGGTTTACCTCACGATTTTGCCCAAACCGATTGTGGATGCAGGTGCTGACCTGATCCTTTGCGGTGATTCTGCGCCCTGTCAGGTTTTGACTCCGACGGTGACAGGTGCTCCGGGGCCGTTTGCCTACCAATGGATTCCTTCGACTGGATTGAACGACGCCTTTATTGCCAATCCTTGCGCACGCCCCGATACGACCACGATTTATGCCTTGGTCGTGGAAGCTGGAAACGGTTGCTCGAGTACTTTCACCACCACCGATACGCTTTCAACGGTCGTGGTGAATGTCAATCCTGTGCCCATCGCGGATGCAGGTCCTGATCAGCATATTTGCTTCGGGGATTCAGCCACATTGGAAGGAATCGGGACGAATGCAGGTCCGCTTTACACCTACGAATGGTCGCCATTCAACGGCCTTTCTGACCCTACCGACCGCATCACCATGGCATCCCCTGCGCTCACGACCACCTATACCTTGGTCGCGACGAGCAACGGTTGCCCAAGTTACGGCGATCAAATGACCTTGTTTGTGCATACGATCCCAACGGTGGATGCCGGTCCTGACCGCGAAATGTGTCTTGGAGACAGCATTCTCATCGATGCAAGTGCAGGTGGCGACTCCACGGCGAGCTACAGCTTCCTTTGGACACCCAACGCCTCGATCACCAATGCAAACTTGGAAGACCCGAGCGTTTGGCCGGTCAGCACCACCATGTATTATGTCGAAGCGATTTCGAACTACGGATGTGGCAGCAGCCGCGACAGCGTTTTGGTGACCTTGTTGCCTTCGCCGATTGCCAATGCAGGCCCCAATGCGACGGTTTGTGCTGGTTCCGACTTCGAATTCCAAGGAAGTTATTCCTATACGACAACGAATCCAGCCAACCCCAGCAATGTCTGGCAATACTGGACACCTGCTGCGGGCATGAGTGATTCGACGTCTTTGACGCCTGTCATTTCTCCGACGGCCTCCGGACTTTATACCCTTACGGTGTATACCGGCCTTTGTCAGACGCAGGACAGCATGATCCTCACCGTGATTCCGGGCATCGGACTCAACGTGGAGGCGGATACGAATGTCATTTGTGAAGGCGATGTGGTTTGGATTCGTGCGACTTCATCGGTTTCGTCGGTCAATTTCCTCTGGTCTCCAACGACGGGCGTGGAGCATCCTGACTCGGGCGTGACGTATTTTGCGCCGACCGATACCACGACCTATACGGTGGTGGCCGAAGGTGCGGGTTGCCTCGACAGCGCCTCGGTGACGATCAATGTCATCCCACGGCCTGACGTGGCATTTTTGAATTCGCAGCCATCGGGTTGTGCGCCGCTGAGTGTCAATTTCTTGCAGGATGTTGCGGATGCGATCTTCCTGACCTGGAATTTTGGGGACGGCACGCCGGTCTCCAACGAAGACAATCCGCTGCATGTGTATGCGCAGCCGGGCACTTACACGGTCACGCTCACGGGCGTGAACATCGGCGGATGTTCTGCATCAACCTCTGGTCAAGCCGTCGTGGTGAGCGACACCTCCCGTGTCGATTTCACCTCCGATCCGAGCTTCCCGGTCGAACTTTCCTTGCCGAATACGATTGTGAAATTCTTCCACGATTCGCCCAATGCCGTCACATTTGATTGGGACTTTGGCGACGGGACGCATTCTGACGAAGCCAATCCGATCCATACGTATTTGCAACCGGGCAATTACAATGTCACTTTGCGCGTGACCAACCGCGATGGTTGTGTTTCGACAGTGGTGGCATCCGTTTGTGATTTTGGTTCCCGGCTTGTTCATCCCCGAACGTCTTCAGCCCCAATGATGACGGTTCCAACGACGAATTCATCGTACAGTACACGGGTTCGCAGCCTTTCAATTTGCAGATCTTCGACCGTTGGGGCGTGA
- a CDS encoding DUF2384 domain-containing protein, translated as MKIPPNPTTPQLDKALQALAKSLPQTQRFGIDPDKSTFTEIFQNKLFLVHVIRQGIPYSIFELIAAQAPFDFVEWASFLELSPRSLQRYKVENRTFEPIQSEKILALVEVTQFGLEVFGDMETLRIWLKTPSFVLGRMAPIELVACSFGRHLVMTELVHIEHGIFA; from the coding sequence ATGAAAATCCCCCCAAATCCCACCACCCCGCAACTCGACAAAGCCCTCCAAGCCTTGGCCAAATCGCTGCCACAAACCCAACGTTTCGGCATCGACCCAGACAAGTCAACATTCACCGAGATATTCCAAAACAAGCTCTTTCTCGTACATGTGATCCGACAGGGCATCCCGTACAGCATATTTGAACTCATCGCAGCCCAAGCACCATTTGACTTCGTCGAATGGGCATCTTTTCTCGAGTTGTCACCAAGGTCATTGCAGCGTTACAAGGTGGAGAACCGCACCTTTGAGCCTATTCAATCAGAGAAAATTCTGGCGCTCGTGGAGGTGACGCAGTTTGGCTTGGAAGTTTTTGGTGACATGGAAACGCTCAGAATCTGGCTAAAAACGCCTTCTTTTGTTTTGGGGAGGATGGCACCAATCGAATTGGTGGCTTGTTCCTTTGGGAGGCATTTGGTGATGACGGAACTCGTTCACATTGAGCATGGCATTTTTGCCTGA